In the genome of Triticum urartu cultivar G1812 chromosome 5, Tu2.1, whole genome shotgun sequence, one region contains:
- the LOC125509311 gene encoding protein GAMETE EXPRESSED 1 — protein MRKNASFVLLILACLWLCPRRGSGFSWNIFSSPSSSAAGNSPPMMELDGAVADFSMDVTNNPRGVKLLENARNKLAGPKNCWQDAYRNLFAGCGEIMADKERQARLAWHLSSCYQEDSGRPAFPSCAGGSRMVHCRKKLGDSESKVFLEFFLETNTLCHQLQAEAFKHSTERLVNDLTRSSKSAEEKLEVIEARSEEIIRESGKVRDALSSIEAQADRLAETSKGVGAQIDDVLAHSRTISDQSKEIAASQAELKEGQAEMRKKIEAGMERIQESYDQLGDGMGKLTEEAVGIQKEIATVGDLMSSKMLVLQGTADEIGSVAGKSLENQMQLLDGQNKAMDGLTSLHTFQSQALEESRETLEKFALFGQRQQEELLSKQEQIRQAHDHLILNSHSILAAQEEFRAKQANIFAALDKLYILHNAILAESRFIKAFFFYCCIVFLIYMLTSAKQTFSIRGQLYFGLCITLLLEMGLIKIAAGNFDNQFWVLSKVFLVRLLFLAAATIQILHSIFTFRDYEVLNHRLLQTLVDKVRTLEENAGDRMLSYGSESDESLRNYSWVFDELTDEADSTADPNYALPEQTRRRYGALPEEVAENSITTSGSRRYNLRRRSKQ, from the exons ATGAGGAAGAACGCATCGTTTGTCCTGTTGATTTTGGCCTGCCTGTGGCTGTGCCCTCGGCGGGGCAGCGGGTTCTCATGGAACATTTTCTCGTCTCCGTCCTCCTCGGCGGCCGGTAACAGTCCCCCGATGATGGAGCTCGACGGCGCGGTGGCCGACTTCTCCATGGACGTCACCAACAACCCGCGAGGGGTGAAGCTGCTGGAGAACGCGCGGAACAAGCTCGCGGGGCCCAAGAACTGCTGGCAGGACGCGTACCGGAACCTCTTCGCCGGCTGCGGCGAGATCATGGCCGACAAGGAGCGGCAGGCGCGCCTCGCGTGGCACCTCAGCAGCTGCTACCAGGAGGACTCGGGCCGGCCGGCCTTCCCGTCCTGCGCCGGCGGGTCCAGGATGGTGCACTGCCGCAAGAAGCTGGGCGACTCGGAGAGCAAGGTGTTCCTCGAGTTCTTCCTGGAGACCAACACGCTGTGCCACCAGCTGCAGGCGGAGGCCTTCAAGCACAGCACGGAGCGGCTGGTGAACGACCTCACGCGCTCCTCCAAGTCGGCGGAGGAGAAGCTGGAGGTGATCGAGGCGCGGTCGGAGGAGATCATCAGGGAGTCCGGCAAGGTGCGGGACGCGCTGTCGTCCATCGAGGCGCAGGCGGACCGCCTCGCGGAGACGTCCAAGGGCGTGGGCGCGCAGATCGACGACGTGCTGGCGCACTCCAGGACCATCTCCGACCAGTCCAAGGAGATCGCCGCCTCCCAGGCGGAGCTCAAGGAAGGGCAGGCCGAGATGAGGAAGAAGATCGAGGCCGGCATGGAGCGCATCCAGGAGTCGTACGATCAGCTGGGGGACGGGATGGGGAAGCTCACGGAGGAGGCCGTGGGCATTCAGAAGGAGATCGCAACTGTCGGCGACCTGATGTCTTCCAAGATGCTGGTTCTCCAGGGCACTGCCGATGAGATTGGGAGTGTGGCGGGCAAATCGTTGGAGAATCAGATGCAACTCTTGGATGGGCAGAACAAGGCCATGGATGGATTGACTAGCCTCCACACCTTTCAGTCCCAGGCTCTCGAGGAAAGCAG GGAAACTTTGGAGAAATTTGCACTGTTTGGGCAGCGTCAGCAGGAAGAGCTGTTGTCGAAGCAGGAGCAGATCCGGCAGGCTCATGATCATCTCATCCTGAATTCACACTCCATACTAGCAGCTCAG GAGGAGTTCAGAGCGAAGCAGGCCAACATCTTCGCGGCGCTGGACAAGCTCTACATCCTCCACAACGCCATTCTAGCCGAGTCCCGCTTCATCAAGGCCTTCTTCTTCTACTGCTGCATCGTCTTCCTCATCTACATGCTCACCAGCGCCAAGCAGACCTTCAGCATCAGAGGCCAACTTTACTTCG GTCTGTGCATCACGCTCCTGCTAGAGATGGGTCTGATCAAGATCGCAGCCGGCAACTTCGACAACCAGTTCTGGGTCCTGTCCAAGGTGTTCTTGGTCAGATTGCTGTTCCTGGCCGCCGCCACTATCCAGATCTTGCATTCCATATTCACGTTCAG GGACTACGAAGTTCTGAACCACCGGCTGCTCCAGACGCTGGTGGACAAGGTCCGGACACTGGAGGAGAACGCAGGCGACAGGATGCTCTCGTACGGCTCGGAGAGCGACGAGAGCCTGAGGAACTACTCGTGGGTCTTCGACGAGCTGACGGATGAGGCGGACAGCACAGCCGACCCTAACTACGCCCTGCCGGAGCAAACCCGCCGGAGGTACGGCGCCCTGCCGGAAGAGGTCGCCGAGAACTCCATCACCACGTCGGGTAGCCGGAGGTACAACCTGCGGCGCCGGAGCAAGCAGTGA